In Gymnogyps californianus isolate 813 chromosome 1, ASM1813914v2, whole genome shotgun sequence, the following are encoded in one genomic region:
- the ATP2B1 gene encoding plasma membrane calcium-transporting ATPase 1 isoform X9: MGDMANNSVAYSGVKNAVKEANHGDFGVTLAELRSLMELRATDALHKIQECYGDVHGICTKLKTSPNEGLSGNPADIERREAVFGKNFIPPKKPKTFLQLVWEALQDVTLIILEIAAVVSLGLSFYQPPGGNESLCGSVNIGEEEEESEAGWIEGAAILLSVVCVVLVTAFNDWSKEKQFRGLQSRIEQEQKFTVIRGGQVIQIPVADIIVGDIAQVKYGDLLPADGVLIQGNDLKIDESSLTGESDHVKKSLDRDPMLLSGTHVMEGSGRMVVTAVGVNSQTGIIFTLLGAGGDEEEKEKEKEKKDKKSKKQDGAVENRNKAKAQDGAAMEMQPLKSEDGGDGDEKDKKRANLPKKEKSVLQGKLTKLAVQIGKAGLLMSAITVIILVLYFVIDTFWVQKRPWLAECTPIYIQYFVKFFIIGVTVLVVAVPEGLPLAVTISLAYSVKKMMKDNNLVRHLDACETMGNATAICSDKTGTLTMNRMTVVQAYINEKHYKKIPEPEAIPEKTMAYLVTGISVNCAYTSKILPPEKEGGLPRHVGNKTECALLGLLLDLKRDYQDVRNEIPEEDLYKVYTFNSVRKSMSTVLKNSDGSFRIFSKGASEIVLKKCFKILSANGEPKVFRPRDRDDIVKTVIEPMASEGLRTICLAFRDFPAGEPEPEWDNENDIVTGLTCIAVVGIEDPVRPEVPDAIKKCQRAGITVRMVTGDNINTARAIALKCGILNPGEDFLCLEGKDFNRRIRNEKGEIEQERIDKIWPKLRVLARSSPTDKHTLVKGIIDSTVFEQRQVVAVTGDGTNDGPALKKADVGFAMGIAGTDVAKEASDIILTDDNFTSIVKAVMWGRNVYDSISKFLQFQLTVNVVAVIVAFTGACITQDSPLKAVQMLWVNLIMDTLASLALATEPPTEALLLRKPYGRNKPLISRTMMKNILGHAFYQLVVVFTLLFAGERIFDIDSGRNAPLHAPPSEHYTIVFNTFVMMQLFNEINARKIHGERNVFEGIFNNAIFCSIVLGTFVVQIIIVQFGGKPFSCSELSIEQWLWSIFLGMGTLLWGQLISTIPTSRLKFLKEAGHGTQKEEIPEEELAEDVEEIDHAERELRRGQILWFRGLNRIQTQMDVVNAFQSGSTIQGALRRQPSIASQHHDVTNISTPTHVVFSSTTASTTVGYPSGECIS, from the exons ATGGGTGATATGGCAAACAACTCGGTTGCATATAGTGGCgtaaaaaatgctgtaaaagaaGCTAATCATGGAGATTTTGGAGTTACTCTTGCAGAGCTCCGTTCTCTTATGGAACTTCGAGCTACAGATGCACTGCATAAAATACAAGAATGCTATGGAGATGTACATGGCATCTGTACAAAATTGAAAACTTCACCAAATGAAG GTTTAAGTGGAAATCCAGCAGATAtagaaaggagagaagcagtTTTTGGGAAGAACTTTATACCTCCTAAAAAgccaaaaacatttcttcagttaGTATGGGAAGCACTACAGGATGTTACACTAATTATATTAGAAATTGCAGCCGTAGTATCCTTGGGCCTTTCTTTTTACCAACCTCCAGGAGGAAATGAATCAT TATGTGGATCAGTAAATATtggtgaagaagaggaggaatctGAAGCAGGTTGGATTGAAGGAGCAGCAATCCTCCTATCTGTAGTTTGTGTGGTATTAGTAACAGCTTTCAATGACTGGAGTAAAGAGAAACAGTTTCGGGGATTGCAGAGCCGTATtgaacaagaacagaaattcaCAGTCATCAGAGGTGGCCAAGTCATCCAAATACCAGTAGCTGACATAATTGTTGGAGATATTGCACAAGTGAAATATg GTGATCTTTTACCAGCTGATGGTGTACTCATTCAAGGAAATGACCTCAAAATTGATGAAAGCTCACTGACTGGAGAATCTGATCATGTAAAGAAATCTCTGGACAGAGATCCTATGCTGCTGTCAG GTACACATGTGATGGAAGGCTCTGGAAGAATGGTAGTTACTGCTGTAGGTGTGAACTCTCAGACTGGAATCATCTTTACCTTACttggggctggaggagatgaagaggagaaggagaaggaaaaagagaagaaggacaAGAAAA GTAAAAAGCAAGATGGAGCTGTTGAAAACCGTAACAAAG CTAAAGCTCAGGATGGTGCAGCCATGGAAATGCAACCACTGAAGAGTGAGGATGGTGGGGACGGAGATGAGAAAGACAAGAAGAGAGCAAATttgccaaagaaagaaaagtcgGTTCTTCAAGGCAAACTTACAAAGCTTGCAGTTCAGATTGGCAAAGCAG GTTTGTTGATGTCTGCAATCACAGTCATTATCCTTGTGTTATATTTTGTAATTGATACCTTCTGGGTTCAGAAGAGACCTTGGCTTGCTGAATGTACACCAATTTATATTCAGTATTTTGTGAAGTTCTTCATTATTGGAGTTACAGTCTTGGTGGTGGCAGTACCGGAAGGTCTTCCACTTGCAGTCACTATATCTCTGGCTTACTCTGTTAAG aaAATGATGAAAGATAATAACTTGGTGAGACATCTGGATGCATGTGAAACAATGGGCAATGCAACAGCTATTTGCTCAGATAAAACGGGAACATTGACGATGAACAGAATGACAGTGGTCCAAGCCTACATCAAtgaaaaacattataaaaaaattccagaacCAGAAGCTATTCCAGAGAAAACTATGGCTTACCTTGTGACAGGAATTTCTGTTAATTGTGCTTATACTTCCAAAATACTG CCTCCTGAAAAAGAAGGTGGCCTACCACGTCATgttggaaataaaactgaatgtgCCTTGCTGGGATTGCTCTTGGATTTAAAACGTGATTATCAGGACGTAAGAAATGAGATACCAGAAGAGGATTTGTACAAAGTGTACACCTTCAACTCTGTTAGAAAATCTATGAGTACTGTGTTAAAAAACTCTGATGGCAGTTTCCGGATATTCAGTAAAGGTGCCTCTGAGATAGTTCTTAAAAA GTGCTTCAAAATACTGAGTGCTAATGGAGAACCAAAGGTATTTAGACCTAGGGACCGTGATGATATCGTGAAAACTGTAATTGAGCCAATGGCTTCTGAAGGGCTCAGAACCATCTGCCTGGCATTCAGAGACTTCCCAGCAGGGGAACCTGAGCCGGAATGGGACAATGAAAATGATATTGTTACTGGTCTGACGTGCATTGCTGTTGTTGGGATTGAAGATCCTGTGAGACCTGAG GTACCTGATGCAATAAAAAAGTGTCAGCGTGCAGGCATAACTGTACGTATGGTCACTGGCGATAACATTAACACTGCTCGTGCTATTGCATTAAAATGTGGTATTCTGAATCCTGGTGAAGACTTCCTGTGTTTAGAGGGCAAAGACTTTAACAGGAGAATACGCAATGAAAAAGGAGAG ATAGAGCAAGAGCGAATAGATAAAATTTGGCCAAAGCTTCGTGTTCTTGCAAGATCTTCTCCCACTGACAAACACACTCTAGTAAAAG gtATAATTGACAGCACTGTCTTTGAACAGAGGCAAGTTGTAGCAGTAACTGGTGATGGTACCAATGATGGTCCAGCTCTGAAGAAGGCAGATGTTGGATTTGCTatg GGTATTGCTGGAACAGACGTAGCTAAAGAAGCTTCTGATATTATCCTTACAGACGACAACTTCACAAGTATTGTTAAAGCAGTTATGTGGGGACGAAATGTGTATGACAGCATCTCCAAATTTCTTCAGTTCCAGCTTACTGTCAATGTAGTAGCAGTAATTGTTGCTTTTACAGGAGCATGCATAACACAA GATTCTCCGCTTAAAGCTGTGCAGATGCTGTGGGTAAATCTCATAATGGACACATTAGCTTCTCTTGCCCTGGCAACAGAACCACCCACTGAAGCTCTTCTGCTGCGAAAGCCTTATGGTAGAAACAAACCTTTGATTTCTCGTACAATGATGAAGAACATTTTGGGTCATGCATTCTACCAACTCGTAGTGGTCTTCACACTCCTGTTTGCTG GTGAGAGAATTTTTGATATCGATAGTGGACGAAATGCACCACTGCATGCTCCTCCTTCAGAGCATTATACTATTGTATTTAATACGTTCGTGATGATGCAGCTGTTTAATGAAATTAATGCCCGAAAAATTCATGGTGAAAGAAACGTTTTTGAAGGAATCTTTAACAACGCTATCTTCTGTTCTATTGTTCTGGGGACATTTGTTGTGCAG ATAATTATTGTGCAGTTTGGTGGGAAGCCTTTCAGTTGCTCAGAACTCTCGATTGAACAGTGGCTGTGGTCCATTTTTCTGGGCATGGGAACACTACTCTGGGGCCAG CTGATTTCAACAATTCCAACCAGCCGTCTGAAATTCCTTAAAGAAGCTGGTCATGGAACACAAAAGGAAGAGATTCCTGAAGAAGAACTAGCAGAAGATGTAGAGGAGATCGATCATGCTGAGAGAGAATTACGTCGTGGTCAGATCTTGTGGTTTAGGGGCCTAAACAGGATACAAACTCAG ATGGATGTAGTGAATGCTTTCCAGAGTGGAAGTACCATTCAGGGGGCTCTAAGGCGGCAACCCTCCATCGCCAGCCAGCACCATGATGTAACAAATATTTCTACCCCTACACATGTAGTGTTTTCCTCTACTACTGCTTCTACTACTGTGGGGT ATCCGAGTGGTGAATGCATTTCGTAG
- the ATP2B1 gene encoding plasma membrane calcium-transporting ATPase 1 isoform X6, translated as MGDMANNSVAYSGVKNAVKEANHGDFGVTLAELRSLMELRATDALHKIQECYGDVHGICTKLKTSPNEGLSGNPADIERREAVFGKNFIPPKKPKTFLQLVWEALQDVTLIILEIAAVVSLGLSFYQPPGGNESLCGSVNIGEEEEESEAGWIEGAAILLSVVCVVLVTAFNDWSKEKQFRGLQSRIEQEQKFTVIRGGQVIQIPVADIIVGDIAQVKYGDLLPADGVLIQGNDLKIDESSLTGESDHVKKSLDRDPMLLSGTHVMEGSGRMVVTAVGVNSQTGIIFTLLGAGGDEEEKEKEKEKKDKKSKKQDGAVENRNKAKAQDGAAMEMQPLKSEDGGDGDEKDKKRANLPKKEKSVLQGKLTKLAVQIGKAGLLMSAITVIILVLYFVIDTFWVQKRPWLAECTPIYIQYFVKFFIIGVTVLVVAVPEGLPLAVTISLAYSVKKMMKDNNLVRHLDACETMGNATAICSDKTGTLTMNRMTVVQAYINEKHYKKIPEPEAIPEKTMAYLVTGISVNCAYTSKILPPEKEGGLPRHVGNKTECALLGLLLDLKRDYQDVRNEIPEEDLYKVYTFNSVRKSMSTVLKNSDGSFRIFSKGASEIVLKKCFKILSANGEPKVFRPRDRDDIVKTVIEPMASEGLRTICLAFRDFPAGEPEPEWDNENDIVTGLTCIAVVGIEDPVRPEVPDAIKKCQRAGITVRMVTGDNINTARAIALKCGILNPGEDFLCLEGKDFNRRIRNEKGEIEQERIDKIWPKLRVLARSSPTDKHTLVKGIIDSTVFEQRQVVAVTGDGTNDGPALKKADVGFAMGIAGTDVAKEASDIILTDDNFTSIVKAVMWGRNVYDSISKFLQFQLTVNVVAVIVAFTGACITQDSPLKAVQMLWVNLIMDTLASLALATEPPTEALLLRKPYGRNKPLISRTMMKNILGHAFYQLVVVFTLLFAGERIFDIDSGRNAPLHAPPSEHYTIVFNTFVMMQLFNEINARKIHGERNVFEGIFNNAIFCSIVLGTFVVQIIIVQFGGKPFSCSELSIEQWLWSIFLGMGTLLWGQLISTIPTSRLKFLKEAGHGTQKEEIPEEELAEDVEEIDHAERELRRGQILWFRGLNRIQTQIRVVNAFRSSLYEGLEKPETRSSIHNFMTHPEFRIEDSEPHIPLIDDTDAEDDAPTKRNSTPPPSPNKNNNAVDSGIHLTTDMNKSATSSSPGSPLHSLETSL; from the exons ATGGGTGATATGGCAAACAACTCGGTTGCATATAGTGGCgtaaaaaatgctgtaaaagaaGCTAATCATGGAGATTTTGGAGTTACTCTTGCAGAGCTCCGTTCTCTTATGGAACTTCGAGCTACAGATGCACTGCATAAAATACAAGAATGCTATGGAGATGTACATGGCATCTGTACAAAATTGAAAACTTCACCAAATGAAG GTTTAAGTGGAAATCCAGCAGATAtagaaaggagagaagcagtTTTTGGGAAGAACTTTATACCTCCTAAAAAgccaaaaacatttcttcagttaGTATGGGAAGCACTACAGGATGTTACACTAATTATATTAGAAATTGCAGCCGTAGTATCCTTGGGCCTTTCTTTTTACCAACCTCCAGGAGGAAATGAATCAT TATGTGGATCAGTAAATATtggtgaagaagaggaggaatctGAAGCAGGTTGGATTGAAGGAGCAGCAATCCTCCTATCTGTAGTTTGTGTGGTATTAGTAACAGCTTTCAATGACTGGAGTAAAGAGAAACAGTTTCGGGGATTGCAGAGCCGTATtgaacaagaacagaaattcaCAGTCATCAGAGGTGGCCAAGTCATCCAAATACCAGTAGCTGACATAATTGTTGGAGATATTGCACAAGTGAAATATg GTGATCTTTTACCAGCTGATGGTGTACTCATTCAAGGAAATGACCTCAAAATTGATGAAAGCTCACTGACTGGAGAATCTGATCATGTAAAGAAATCTCTGGACAGAGATCCTATGCTGCTGTCAG GTACACATGTGATGGAAGGCTCTGGAAGAATGGTAGTTACTGCTGTAGGTGTGAACTCTCAGACTGGAATCATCTTTACCTTACttggggctggaggagatgaagaggagaaggagaaggaaaaagagaagaaggacaAGAAAA GTAAAAAGCAAGATGGAGCTGTTGAAAACCGTAACAAAG CTAAAGCTCAGGATGGTGCAGCCATGGAAATGCAACCACTGAAGAGTGAGGATGGTGGGGACGGAGATGAGAAAGACAAGAAGAGAGCAAATttgccaaagaaagaaaagtcgGTTCTTCAAGGCAAACTTACAAAGCTTGCAGTTCAGATTGGCAAAGCAG GTTTGTTGATGTCTGCAATCACAGTCATTATCCTTGTGTTATATTTTGTAATTGATACCTTCTGGGTTCAGAAGAGACCTTGGCTTGCTGAATGTACACCAATTTATATTCAGTATTTTGTGAAGTTCTTCATTATTGGAGTTACAGTCTTGGTGGTGGCAGTACCGGAAGGTCTTCCACTTGCAGTCACTATATCTCTGGCTTACTCTGTTAAG aaAATGATGAAAGATAATAACTTGGTGAGACATCTGGATGCATGTGAAACAATGGGCAATGCAACAGCTATTTGCTCAGATAAAACGGGAACATTGACGATGAACAGAATGACAGTGGTCCAAGCCTACATCAAtgaaaaacattataaaaaaattccagaacCAGAAGCTATTCCAGAGAAAACTATGGCTTACCTTGTGACAGGAATTTCTGTTAATTGTGCTTATACTTCCAAAATACTG CCTCCTGAAAAAGAAGGTGGCCTACCACGTCATgttggaaataaaactgaatgtgCCTTGCTGGGATTGCTCTTGGATTTAAAACGTGATTATCAGGACGTAAGAAATGAGATACCAGAAGAGGATTTGTACAAAGTGTACACCTTCAACTCTGTTAGAAAATCTATGAGTACTGTGTTAAAAAACTCTGATGGCAGTTTCCGGATATTCAGTAAAGGTGCCTCTGAGATAGTTCTTAAAAA GTGCTTCAAAATACTGAGTGCTAATGGAGAACCAAAGGTATTTAGACCTAGGGACCGTGATGATATCGTGAAAACTGTAATTGAGCCAATGGCTTCTGAAGGGCTCAGAACCATCTGCCTGGCATTCAGAGACTTCCCAGCAGGGGAACCTGAGCCGGAATGGGACAATGAAAATGATATTGTTACTGGTCTGACGTGCATTGCTGTTGTTGGGATTGAAGATCCTGTGAGACCTGAG GTACCTGATGCAATAAAAAAGTGTCAGCGTGCAGGCATAACTGTACGTATGGTCACTGGCGATAACATTAACACTGCTCGTGCTATTGCATTAAAATGTGGTATTCTGAATCCTGGTGAAGACTTCCTGTGTTTAGAGGGCAAAGACTTTAACAGGAGAATACGCAATGAAAAAGGAGAG ATAGAGCAAGAGCGAATAGATAAAATTTGGCCAAAGCTTCGTGTTCTTGCAAGATCTTCTCCCACTGACAAACACACTCTAGTAAAAG gtATAATTGACAGCACTGTCTTTGAACAGAGGCAAGTTGTAGCAGTAACTGGTGATGGTACCAATGATGGTCCAGCTCTGAAGAAGGCAGATGTTGGATTTGCTatg GGTATTGCTGGAACAGACGTAGCTAAAGAAGCTTCTGATATTATCCTTACAGACGACAACTTCACAAGTATTGTTAAAGCAGTTATGTGGGGACGAAATGTGTATGACAGCATCTCCAAATTTCTTCAGTTCCAGCTTACTGTCAATGTAGTAGCAGTAATTGTTGCTTTTACAGGAGCATGCATAACACAA GATTCTCCGCTTAAAGCTGTGCAGATGCTGTGGGTAAATCTCATAATGGACACATTAGCTTCTCTTGCCCTGGCAACAGAACCACCCACTGAAGCTCTTCTGCTGCGAAAGCCTTATGGTAGAAACAAACCTTTGATTTCTCGTACAATGATGAAGAACATTTTGGGTCATGCATTCTACCAACTCGTAGTGGTCTTCACACTCCTGTTTGCTG GTGAGAGAATTTTTGATATCGATAGTGGACGAAATGCACCACTGCATGCTCCTCCTTCAGAGCATTATACTATTGTATTTAATACGTTCGTGATGATGCAGCTGTTTAATGAAATTAATGCCCGAAAAATTCATGGTGAAAGAAACGTTTTTGAAGGAATCTTTAACAACGCTATCTTCTGTTCTATTGTTCTGGGGACATTTGTTGTGCAG ATAATTATTGTGCAGTTTGGTGGGAAGCCTTTCAGTTGCTCAGAACTCTCGATTGAACAGTGGCTGTGGTCCATTTTTCTGGGCATGGGAACACTACTCTGGGGCCAG CTGATTTCAACAATTCCAACCAGCCGTCTGAAATTCCTTAAAGAAGCTGGTCATGGAACACAAAAGGAAGAGATTCCTGAAGAAGAACTAGCAGAAGATGTAGAGGAGATCGATCATGCTGAGAGAGAATTACGTCGTGGTCAGATCTTGTGGTTTAGGGGCCTAAACAGGATACAAACTCAG ATCCGAGTGGTGAATGCATTTCGTAGCTCCTTGTACGAGGGGCTAGAGAAACCTGAGACACGAAGTTCAATTCACAATTTTATGACGCATCCTGAGTTTAGAATAGAAGACTCCGAGCCTCATATTCCCCTTATTGATGATACTGATGCTGAAGACGATGCTCCAACAAAACGCAACTCTACTCCCCCACCCTCTcccaataaaaataacaatgcGGTTGACAGTGGAATTCACCTTACAACAGACATGAACAAGTCTGCTACCTCTTCATCCCCAGGGAGCCCGCTACATAGTTTGGAAACATCGCTCTGA
- the ATP2B1 gene encoding plasma membrane calcium-transporting ATPase 1 isoform X7, translating to MGDMANNSVAYSGVKNAVKEANHGDFGVTLAELRSLMELRATDALHKIQECYGDVHGICTKLKTSPNEGLSGNPADIERREAVFGKNFIPPKKPKTFLQLVWEALQDVTLIILEIAAVVSLGLSFYQPPGGNESLCGSVNIGEEEEESEAGWIEGAAILLSVVCVVLVTAFNDWSKEKQFRGLQSRIEQEQKFTVIRGGQVIQIPVADIIVGDIAQVKYGDLLPADGVLIQGNDLKIDESSLTGESDHVKKSLDRDPMLLSGTHVMEGSGRMVVTAVGVNSQTGIIFTLLGAGGDEEEKEKEKEKKDKKNGAVENRNKAKAQDGAAMEMQPLKSEDGGDGDEKDKKRANLPKKEKSVLQGKLTKLAVQIGKAGLLMSAITVIILVLYFVIDTFWVQKRPWLAECTPIYIQYFVKFFIIGVTVLVVAVPEGLPLAVTISLAYSVKKMMKDNNLVRHLDACETMGNATAICSDKTGTLTMNRMTVVQAYINEKHYKKIPEPEAIPEKTMAYLVTGISVNCAYTSKILPPEKEGGLPRHVGNKTECALLGLLLDLKRDYQDVRNEIPEEDLYKVYTFNSVRKSMSTVLKNSDGSFRIFSKGASEIVLKKCFKILSANGEPKVFRPRDRDDIVKTVIEPMASEGLRTICLAFRDFPAGEPEPEWDNENDIVTGLTCIAVVGIEDPVRPEVPDAIKKCQRAGITVRMVTGDNINTARAIALKCGILNPGEDFLCLEGKDFNRRIRNEKGEIEQERIDKIWPKLRVLARSSPTDKHTLVKGIIDSTVFEQRQVVAVTGDGTNDGPALKKADVGFAMGIAGTDVAKEASDIILTDDNFTSIVKAVMWGRNVYDSISKFLQFQLTVNVVAVIVAFTGACITQDSPLKAVQMLWVNLIMDTLASLALATEPPTEALLLRKPYGRNKPLISRTMMKNILGHAFYQLVVVFTLLFAGERIFDIDSGRNAPLHAPPSEHYTIVFNTFVMMQLFNEINARKIHGERNVFEGIFNNAIFCSIVLGTFVVQIIIVQFGGKPFSCSELSIEQWLWSIFLGMGTLLWGQLISTIPTSRLKFLKEAGHGTQKEEIPEEELAEDVEEIDHAERELRRGQILWFRGLNRIQTQIRVVNAFRSSLYEGLEKPETRSSIHNFMTHPEFRIEDSEPHIPLIDDTDAEDDAPTKRNSTPPPSPNKNNNAVDSGIHLTTDMNKSATSSSPGSPLHSLETSL from the exons ATGGGTGATATGGCAAACAACTCGGTTGCATATAGTGGCgtaaaaaatgctgtaaaagaaGCTAATCATGGAGATTTTGGAGTTACTCTTGCAGAGCTCCGTTCTCTTATGGAACTTCGAGCTACAGATGCACTGCATAAAATACAAGAATGCTATGGAGATGTACATGGCATCTGTACAAAATTGAAAACTTCACCAAATGAAG GTTTAAGTGGAAATCCAGCAGATAtagaaaggagagaagcagtTTTTGGGAAGAACTTTATACCTCCTAAAAAgccaaaaacatttcttcagttaGTATGGGAAGCACTACAGGATGTTACACTAATTATATTAGAAATTGCAGCCGTAGTATCCTTGGGCCTTTCTTTTTACCAACCTCCAGGAGGAAATGAATCAT TATGTGGATCAGTAAATATtggtgaagaagaggaggaatctGAAGCAGGTTGGATTGAAGGAGCAGCAATCCTCCTATCTGTAGTTTGTGTGGTATTAGTAACAGCTTTCAATGACTGGAGTAAAGAGAAACAGTTTCGGGGATTGCAGAGCCGTATtgaacaagaacagaaattcaCAGTCATCAGAGGTGGCCAAGTCATCCAAATACCAGTAGCTGACATAATTGTTGGAGATATTGCACAAGTGAAATATg GTGATCTTTTACCAGCTGATGGTGTACTCATTCAAGGAAATGACCTCAAAATTGATGAAAGCTCACTGACTGGAGAATCTGATCATGTAAAGAAATCTCTGGACAGAGATCCTATGCTGCTGTCAG GTACACATGTGATGGAAGGCTCTGGAAGAATGGTAGTTACTGCTGTAGGTGTGAACTCTCAGACTGGAATCATCTTTACCTTACttggggctggaggagatgaagaggagaaggagaaggaaaaagagaagaaggacaAGAAAA ATGGAGCTGTTGAAAACCGTAACAAAG CTAAAGCTCAGGATGGTGCAGCCATGGAAATGCAACCACTGAAGAGTGAGGATGGTGGGGACGGAGATGAGAAAGACAAGAAGAGAGCAAATttgccaaagaaagaaaagtcgGTTCTTCAAGGCAAACTTACAAAGCTTGCAGTTCAGATTGGCAAAGCAG GTTTGTTGATGTCTGCAATCACAGTCATTATCCTTGTGTTATATTTTGTAATTGATACCTTCTGGGTTCAGAAGAGACCTTGGCTTGCTGAATGTACACCAATTTATATTCAGTATTTTGTGAAGTTCTTCATTATTGGAGTTACAGTCTTGGTGGTGGCAGTACCGGAAGGTCTTCCACTTGCAGTCACTATATCTCTGGCTTACTCTGTTAAG aaAATGATGAAAGATAATAACTTGGTGAGACATCTGGATGCATGTGAAACAATGGGCAATGCAACAGCTATTTGCTCAGATAAAACGGGAACATTGACGATGAACAGAATGACAGTGGTCCAAGCCTACATCAAtgaaaaacattataaaaaaattccagaacCAGAAGCTATTCCAGAGAAAACTATGGCTTACCTTGTGACAGGAATTTCTGTTAATTGTGCTTATACTTCCAAAATACTG CCTCCTGAAAAAGAAGGTGGCCTACCACGTCATgttggaaataaaactgaatgtgCCTTGCTGGGATTGCTCTTGGATTTAAAACGTGATTATCAGGACGTAAGAAATGAGATACCAGAAGAGGATTTGTACAAAGTGTACACCTTCAACTCTGTTAGAAAATCTATGAGTACTGTGTTAAAAAACTCTGATGGCAGTTTCCGGATATTCAGTAAAGGTGCCTCTGAGATAGTTCTTAAAAA GTGCTTCAAAATACTGAGTGCTAATGGAGAACCAAAGGTATTTAGACCTAGGGACCGTGATGATATCGTGAAAACTGTAATTGAGCCAATGGCTTCTGAAGGGCTCAGAACCATCTGCCTGGCATTCAGAGACTTCCCAGCAGGGGAACCTGAGCCGGAATGGGACAATGAAAATGATATTGTTACTGGTCTGACGTGCATTGCTGTTGTTGGGATTGAAGATCCTGTGAGACCTGAG GTACCTGATGCAATAAAAAAGTGTCAGCGTGCAGGCATAACTGTACGTATGGTCACTGGCGATAACATTAACACTGCTCGTGCTATTGCATTAAAATGTGGTATTCTGAATCCTGGTGAAGACTTCCTGTGTTTAGAGGGCAAAGACTTTAACAGGAGAATACGCAATGAAAAAGGAGAG ATAGAGCAAGAGCGAATAGATAAAATTTGGCCAAAGCTTCGTGTTCTTGCAAGATCTTCTCCCACTGACAAACACACTCTAGTAAAAG gtATAATTGACAGCACTGTCTTTGAACAGAGGCAAGTTGTAGCAGTAACTGGTGATGGTACCAATGATGGTCCAGCTCTGAAGAAGGCAGATGTTGGATTTGCTatg GGTATTGCTGGAACAGACGTAGCTAAAGAAGCTTCTGATATTATCCTTACAGACGACAACTTCACAAGTATTGTTAAAGCAGTTATGTGGGGACGAAATGTGTATGACAGCATCTCCAAATTTCTTCAGTTCCAGCTTACTGTCAATGTAGTAGCAGTAATTGTTGCTTTTACAGGAGCATGCATAACACAA GATTCTCCGCTTAAAGCTGTGCAGATGCTGTGGGTAAATCTCATAATGGACACATTAGCTTCTCTTGCCCTGGCAACAGAACCACCCACTGAAGCTCTTCTGCTGCGAAAGCCTTATGGTAGAAACAAACCTTTGATTTCTCGTACAATGATGAAGAACATTTTGGGTCATGCATTCTACCAACTCGTAGTGGTCTTCACACTCCTGTTTGCTG GTGAGAGAATTTTTGATATCGATAGTGGACGAAATGCACCACTGCATGCTCCTCCTTCAGAGCATTATACTATTGTATTTAATACGTTCGTGATGATGCAGCTGTTTAATGAAATTAATGCCCGAAAAATTCATGGTGAAAGAAACGTTTTTGAAGGAATCTTTAACAACGCTATCTTCTGTTCTATTGTTCTGGGGACATTTGTTGTGCAG ATAATTATTGTGCAGTTTGGTGGGAAGCCTTTCAGTTGCTCAGAACTCTCGATTGAACAGTGGCTGTGGTCCATTTTTCTGGGCATGGGAACACTACTCTGGGGCCAG CTGATTTCAACAATTCCAACCAGCCGTCTGAAATTCCTTAAAGAAGCTGGTCATGGAACACAAAAGGAAGAGATTCCTGAAGAAGAACTAGCAGAAGATGTAGAGGAGATCGATCATGCTGAGAGAGAATTACGTCGTGGTCAGATCTTGTGGTTTAGGGGCCTAAACAGGATACAAACTCAG ATCCGAGTGGTGAATGCATTTCGTAGCTCCTTGTACGAGGGGCTAGAGAAACCTGAGACACGAAGTTCAATTCACAATTTTATGACGCATCCTGAGTTTAGAATAGAAGACTCCGAGCCTCATATTCCCCTTATTGATGATACTGATGCTGAAGACGATGCTCCAACAAAACGCAACTCTACTCCCCCACCCTCTcccaataaaaataacaatgcGGTTGACAGTGGAATTCACCTTACAACAGACATGAACAAGTCTGCTACCTCTTCATCCCCAGGGAGCCCGCTACATAGTTTGGAAACATCGCTCTGA